From the Deltaproteobacteria bacterium genome, the window CAGCCTGCAGGGCCGCAATTCCGCCGCATCGGTTTTCTTGAGACGCTCGAAGCCGCAAAGAACAGCGAACACTACAAGTCACAGTTACCCAAAGCAACGAATGGCAAGAAATACGGACGTGGCGTTGCTTCAGGGTTCTGGTTCAATGCTGGCATGCAATCAACGGCAACTGTGAGTATCAATGCTGATGGGACCGCGAACGTGGTGACTGGGTCACCAGACATCGGTGGATCGCGTGCGTCCTGTGCGATGATTGCCGCCGAAGTGCTGGGCCTCAAGGCTGAACAAGTGAACCCTGTTGTGGCTGATACTGACTCAATCGGTCATACCGACGTCACTGGCGGTAGCCGTGTGACCTTCGCGACTGGTTATGCGGTGTACGAAGCTGCTCAAGAAGCCGTGAAGCTACTCAAAGAGCGGGCGGCGGTGTTGTGGAAGACCAAGCCTGAAGAAGTGAGTTATCAAGATGGTGTGGCGTCTTTCGGGCAGGAGTCGATGCCCCTCAAGCAACTGGCTGGTCGCTTAGCCAGAGCTGGTGGCCCTGTCACAGGCAGTGCGTCCGTGAACCCACGCGGCATTGGTCCTGCCTTTGCCACGCACATTGTCGACGTTGAAGTTGATCCAGAGACTGGCAAAGTTGATGTCCTGCGTTACACTGCAATCCAAGACGTAGGGAAGGCGATTCACCCCAGCTACGTCGAAGGACAGATTCAAGGTGGTGTCGCGCAAGGTATCGGCTGGGCGCTCAATGAAGAGTATTTCTACGACGATAATGGCGTCATGCGCAATTCGGGGTTCCTCGATTATCGCATGCCAACCACGCTCGACCTGCCGATGATCGACACCGTGCTACTCGAAGTGCCAAACCCAGGACATCCGGTTGGTATTCGTGGCGTTGGTGAAGTCCCGATCGTGCCGCCACCGGCTGCGATCGCCAATGCGTTGCACAACGCCCTTGGCGTGCGCTTAGAGCAACTGCCGATGTCACCGCCGAAGATTGTGAAGGCGGTGTTGGAGAAGAAGTAGAGAACAGGGGACAGGGGACGGGTTACAGGGGACAGTAAGAAATCTTTCCTTGTAAGCCGTCCCTGTCCCTTATCTACGAAAGTAATTCTCTCACTGATAGAGATCCTATCTCACGGCCATGAAGAATGATCGCTATTGTATCTTCTAGACCAAAAGTCTGTTGCTGACGGTAATCCGGCTGCTCGCTTGGTTCTGAAGGTTCGCTATGCACTTCAATTTCATTCGCAAGCAAATTGACAATCCAATAGATAGAAATTCCAGCCGCTGCGTAAATTCGTTTTTTCAGCGTCCGATCTCGCCGTAAGCTGGAGTCCGCTACCTCAACGACCAGAGCGATATCTTGGGGACTAGGATGATGGTCAAAGTATTGACGTCTATTGCCTCGCACTACGGCTACGTTAGGTTCTGGTTCGCTATCTTTTGTTGTTACAGGTTCTTGAACGTCGACATACCAACCTGTGGGTAGGATCTGAGCTATGGCTTCTCGGATCAGTTGAGTCACGACACGATGCTTTGGGTTTTTCGACATTTTTGTTACCAACCATCCTTCTAGCAATTCGACAGGGTCATCGTCAGTGAGAATGCCCGCCTGAATCATGGCATGATACTGGTCAACACTGAGCCGCCAGATACTCTCAGCTGAAACCTCTACAGGCTGATGAGCAGGGGGTACAACTGCGTGTGTGGTTGCTGCCATAGTGTTGCTCCTCTTATCTGGATTCCCAACGTTAAGCAGCTCTCCGAATACTCATGCGCCGCTTGAGACGCTGGGTGATTCGTCGCTTCGCTTCTGCTTGCCGTTTGAGATTTTCCCACACTCCTGGAACATCGCGAATTAATCTCAGCAATTGATCCATCGCTTCACTTTGGTTGATGACGCCAGTCTCGTACTTGGAGAAACTCTTCGGCCCTCCACCAAGGATGCGGGAAAATTCTGACTGTGTCGCACCGATCTTTTTACGAATGGCTTTGATCTCATCTGTCGTGAGCAAGCCATCGACTTGGCGTTGCCAGTTGCGGATCTGTGGTTCAGTTTCCATGATCAATGGATGATCAAGATATTCCTCACCGCAGGTTGGGCACGCGAAGACTCCGTAGTCTTCAATCCTTAGGGTACTGCCTTTATATGAAAAAACCTCAGGGCGTCGACGAAACGTCAACCCAGGTTTTCCACACTGGGAGCAATAGGCCCCTTCTGTCAGAGCTCTTTGGGGGTTCAAGGTTGCTCTCCTTGTTTCCGTTCTTTGAATGAAATTACGACTCCTCGTTCGTCTGGTGCAATTTGTAGCTTGACGTAAAGTTCCACATTGCGAAACGCTGGACGATAGACACCTTGCCAAAGTTTAGAGTTTTGATACGTCGTCATCGATTTGTAAAAATCTTGATGAGTCAGTCTCACGATGCATTGGACAATATCTTCTTCACTCCAATTAAACGTTGCTGCACCACAACGTGATGAGGCAGTGATCTGTCGAGTCGCAGGATCTTTGACTAACTCTTGTAACTGTTTGAGAGAGTACTGTGGTTTACGCTTCTCATTGACCGTGGATCTCCAGGGTGTCGCTCGATGGAGCTAAAAGGAGACTTACTGACAGGTACCATGAAGGTACTTGCCGTTCAAGATTCTTCAGAAAATAAAAAACGGCCAGGAGTTGTCTCCTGGCCGTTTTTCTTGCTGATCGCTGAAAGCTGACTGCTGATAGCTTCCTAGTTCAAATCCATCCGATACAACTTCACCGCGTTCTCGAACACGATCTTACGGGTCACTTCATCCGGTACGCCATTGAAGTCTTTAGCGATCCACTGACGCGATTCTGGCCAGGTTGAATCGGTGTGCGGGAAGTCCGATGCCCACATGTAGTTATTCTCGCCGAAGATCTTGTAGGTCGCTGGAC encodes:
- a CDS encoding Uma2 family endonuclease; translated protein: MAATTHAVVPPAHQPVEVSAESIWRLSVDQYHAMIQAGILTDDDPVELLEGWLVTKMSKNPKHRVVTQLIREAIAQILPTGWYVDVQEPVTTKDSEPEPNVAVVRGNRRQYFDHHPSPQDIALVVEVADSSLRRDRTLKKRIYAAAGISIYWIVNLLANEIEVHSEPSEPSEQPDYRQQQTFGLEDTIAIILHGREIGSLSVRELLS
- a CDS encoding type II toxin-antitoxin system MqsA family antitoxin codes for the protein MARCLSSSVSQCGTLRQATNCTRRTRSRNFIQRTETRRATLNPQRALTEGAYCSQCGKPGLTFRRRPEVFSYKGSTLRIEDYGVFACPTCGEEYLDHPLIMETEPQIRNWQRQVDGLLTTDEIKAIRKKIGATQSEFSRILGGGPKSFSKYETGVINQSEAMDQLLRLIRDVPGVWENLKRQAEAKRRITQRLKRRMSIRRAA